One Papaver somniferum cultivar HN1 chromosome 10, ASM357369v1, whole genome shotgun sequence genomic window carries:
- the LOC113317556 gene encoding endoribonuclease Dicer homolog 4-like isoform X1: MADDAGEIELRSSSSSSSTELVKDPRTKARKYQLDLCKKAVEENVIVYLETGCGKTHIAALLIYELGHLIRKPQRSICVFLAPTIPLVLQQATVIEESTDFKVASYFGGGSKRLRNHDEWEKEIEEYEVLVMTPRILEQNLHHCFIKMESIALLIFDECHHAQVQSSHPYAQIMKEFYRTDEPKRPRIFGMTASPIVGKGGSNEESLPKGINSLEKLLDAKVYSVEDKSELENFVASPKVKFYYYGHVAKEISTCNSICGKNLNDIKNKYMSMVRTKTDDISSLKSNKKLIQRLHDNLMFCLIHLGLLGAQQAVDILISGDYSERSELIETEDSCSIGDSLADQYLKQAAIILGYYFKTVESVDGNDSSKSGDGYDISDTVSCNDIAGSVDDNDNYDTWGVLEEPFFSSKLLVLIELLSNYRRQPDMKCIIFVDRIITARSLSCILGNLKCLEFWKCHFLVGLHSGLKNMSRKIMDSVVEKFRNGELNLLVATKVAEEGLDIQTCCLVIRFDLPQTVASFIQSRGRARMAQSEYAFLVDRGNQNELNLIKSFVSDENRMNEEISRRTSVGTFDESVETTYKVDSTGASTSEGYSVSLLARYCSKLPGDEFFDPKPEFFYIDDPNGTICRIILPSNAPIHQVDGLAKPSKETAKKSACLKACEKLHQVGALTDHLLPRQDYEVEDGVAEFESSEAGECMVQLHEMLSPAALKVPWTNSGNPILLNFYFIWFVPVPEDRVYQQFGLFVKTPLPVEAASMELDLHLARGRIVQTRLVSSGVIEFDEEEIVQAENFQEMFLKIILDRPDFFSDFVPLGMSDIRQGSPPSFYLLLPLKQNKYENELFIDWDLIRNCLSSAVFRSPKVSCDSLVTPVPPCESLEFANGSVSRSDFLNSLVFTPHNKLFFFVDDILHGIDAESPFTSEHHSSYTEYYIEKFGIHLLHPKQPLLKAKQLFSLRNLLCNRVQQSKAVNAETRELEEHFVELPAELCVLKIMGFTKEMGSSMSLLPSLMLRLENLLVAIELKEIFSASFPEGSEVTAHRVLEALTTEKCAERFSLERLEILGDAFLKYAVGRHLFLLYDTLDEGLLTRKRSCIVNNSNLYNLAIRKNLQVYIRDQMFDPCQFIAFGRPCKVMCDEDTKDTIHPRQESESMEGETNTVHVRCSKGHHWLHKKTIADVVESLVGAFIVDSGFKAATAFLKWVGIKVEFDAFEVTRVCSASKSYMSLGEVVDTDVLESLLGYKFLHKGLLLQAFVHPSYNKHSGGCYQRLEFLGDAVLDYLITSYLYSVYPKLKPGQLTDLRSVTVNNNSFARIAVRRSFYKHLICDSDSLSAAIREYANYVQTSASKKDCHLQEPTCPKALGDLVESCVGAMLLDTGFNLNFIWKIMLSFFDPIMSFSGLQLNPVRELQELCQSLKWEVQFPNIKKGGIYLVQAELRGKSVIGKDVHLTSSATNISKKAAMRSAAKVIFSKLQAQGYKPKNKTLEEILKSSIKQEAKLMGYNETPTQGVATDSDLLENFERLCVSSSADDNNISKAINKGPTAGTSYQNLPASPIITKKRRQTENHKDGSCDKALANDTAILTSSKGSAKSRLFEACASNYWNPPSFECCSEEGPSHLKMFTYKVTVDIEGASGTTLECFSEPRAKKKSAMEHASEGALWYLQGAGHLLSN, translated from the exons ATGGCTGACGACGCCGGAGAAATAGAACTCCGGAGCAGTTCAAGTTCAAGCTCTACAGAGTTAGTAAAGGACCCGAGAACGAAAGCAAGAAAATATCAATTGGACTTATGTAAGAAAGCAGTGGAAGAAAATGTGATTGTGTATTTAGAAACGGGTTGCGGGAAGACCCATATTGCTGCTCTGTTAATTTATGAGTTAGGTCACTTGATTAGGAAACCTCAGAGAAGCATCTGTGTTTTTCTCGCTCCCACTATCCCTCTCGTTCTACAG CAAGCAACCGTTATCGAGGAGTCTACAGATTTTAAAGTTGCGAGCTATTTTGGTGGTGGTTCGAAACGCTTGAGGAACCATGATGAGTGGGAAAAAGAGATCGAAGAATATGAG GTTCTTGTTATGACCCCTCGAATACTTGAACAAAATTTACACCACTGCTTCATCAAGATGGAATCTATTGCTCTTTTGATATTTGACGAGTGTCATCATGCACAAGTGCAGAGTAGTCATCCTTATGCGCAAATCATGAAG GAATTCTACAGAACTGATGAGCCGAAACGTCCCCGTATATTTGGCATGACTGCTTCTCCTATAGTAGGGAAAG GTGGGTCCAATGAAGAGAGTCTACCGAAAGGCATCAATAGTCTTGAGAAGCTACTTGATGCAAAG GTTTATTCTGTTGAAGACAAGTCTGAATTAGAAAATTTTGTGGCATCTCCCAAAgtaaaattttattattatggTCATGTTGCGAAAGAAATTTCCACATGTAACAGTATCTGTGGTAAAAACCTGAATGACATCAAGAACAAG TATATGTCAATGGTAAGAACAAAGACAGATGATATAAGTAGTCTTAAGAGCAATAAAAAGCTAATTCAGAGGCTACACGATAATCTGATGTTTTGCTTGATTCACCTTGGTCTTCTTGGAGCACAACAA GCCGTTGATATACTGATTAGTGGTGATTACTCTGAGCGGAGTGAATTGATAGAGACAGAAGATAGCTGTTCCATTGGAGACTCCTTAGCTGATCAGTATTTAAAGCAGGCTGCCATCATATTGGGTTATTACTTCAAAACTG TAGAATCTGTAGATGGCAATGACAGCTCAAAATCTGGTGATGGCTATGATATTTCAGACACTGTCAGTTGTAATGATATTGCTGGATCTGTAGATGACAATGATAATTATGATACCTGGGGGGTACTAGAGGAGCCCTTCTTTTCAAGCAAGTTGTTGGTGCTTATCGAGCTCCTTTCAAATTATAG GCGACAACCAGATATGAAATGTATAATTTTTGTGGATAGGATCATTACTGCAAGATCCTTGTCatgcatacttgggaacttgaaaTGTTTAGAGTTCTGGAAGTGTCATTTCCTTGTTGGACTTCATTCTGGGTTGAAGAATATGTCAAGGAAAATCATGGATTCTGTTGTGGAAAAGTTTCGTAATGGAGAG CTCAATCTACTGGTGGCAACCAAAGTTGCAGAAGAAGGACTTGATATCCAAACCTGCTGTCTCGTGATACGGTTTGACCTGCCTCAAACTGTTGCTAGTTTTATTCAGTCCAGGGGCCGTGCACGCATGGCACAATCTGAATATGCCTTTTTGGTTGACAG GGGGAACCAGAATGAACTGAACTTGATAAAAAGCTTTGTTTCAGATGAAAATCGTATGAACGAGGAAATTTCGCGCAGAACATCAGTTGGGACTTTTGACGAATCTGTGGAAACAACGTATAAAGTTGATTCAACTGGTGCCTCTACTAGTGAAGGATATAGTGTTTCACTGCTCGCTCGTTACTGTTCCAAACTCCCAGGAGACGA ATTTTTTGATCCTAAGCCAGAATTCTTTTATATCGATGATCCGAATGGGACAATTTGTCGCATAATTCTTCCTTCAAATGCTCCAATTCATCAAGTTGATGGTCTAGCCAAGCCTTCAAAAGAAACTGCCAAGAAAAGTGCTTGTCTGAAAGCATGCGAGAAATTGCATCAGGTAGGTGCCTTGACTGATCATCTCTTGCCGCGTCAAGACTATGAAGTTGAAGATGGAGTGGCAGAGTTTGAAAGCAGTGAAG CGGGTGAATGTATGGTTCAACTGCATGAGATGCTTAGCCCTGCTGCTCTTAAAGTACCATGGACCAATTCCGGAAATCCTATCCTCTTGAACTTTTACTTTATATGGTTTGTTCCGGTTCCAGAGGATAGGGTGTACCAACAATTTGGTCTTTTTGTCAAAACACCTCTTCCTGTAGAAGCTGCATCCATGGAACTTGATTTACATCTGGCTCGTGGTAGAATTGTACAAACACGTCTTGTCTCATCAGGGGTGattgaatttgatgaagaagag ATTGTGCAGGCAGAAAATTTTCAGGAGATGTTTCTCAAGATCATTCTTGACCGTCCAGATTTCTTTTCTGATTTTGTTCCGTTGGGGATGAGTGATATACGACAAGGAAGCCCACCATCCTTTTACTTGTTGCTACCTTTGAAGCAGAACAAATATGAAAATGAGCTTTTCATTGATTGGGATTTAATTAGAAATTGCTTATCTTCAGCAGTCTTCAGAAGTCCAAAAGTTTCCTGTGACAGTCTTGTAACCCCTGTTCCGCCTTGTGAGTCTTTGGAATTCGCTAATGGTTCTGTGAGTAGAAGCGATTTCTTGAATAGTTTGGTGTTCACTCCGCACAACAAGCTATTTTTCTTCGTTGATGACATTCTTCACGGAATAGATGCAGAGAGTCCATTTACGAGTGAACATCATTCAAGCTACACAGAGTACTACATTGAAAA GTTTGGTATTCATCTTTTACACCCCAAACAACCTCTTCTGAAGGCAAAACAACTATTTTCCTTACGGAACCTGTTGTGCAATCGAGTACAACAAAGTAAAG CTGTCAATGCAGAGACACGTGAACTGGAGGAGCACTTCGTTGAATTGCCTGCAGAGCTGTGTGTGCTAAAAATAATGGGCTTCACTAAGGAAATGGGAAGCTCCATGTCGCTACTACCTTCGTTAATGCTACGGCTGGAAAACTTGCTCGTGGCAATTGAgttaaaagaaatattttctgctTCATTTCCTGAAGGGTCTGAGGTTACTGCTCATCGT GTACTAGAGGCACTCACTACAGAAAAGTGTGCTGAGCGGTTTTCATTGGAAAGGCTTGAAATTCTTGGTGATGCGTTTCTCAAGTATGCAGTTGGCAggcatctttttcttttgtatgacACTCTTGATGAGGGACTGCTAACACGGAAGCGTTCATGTATTGTGAATAATTCCAATTTATACAATCTAGCAATCAGAAAAAATTTACAG GTGTATATACGTGATCAAATGTTTGATCCTTGCCAGTTTATTGCTTTTGGGCGTCCTTGTAAGGTGATGTGTGATGAGGATACAAAAGACACTATTCATCCTCGTCAAGAATCGGAGTCCATGGAAGGTGAAACAAATACTGTTCATGTTCGATGCAGTAAGGGGCACCATTGGTTACATAAGAAGACTATCGCAGATGTGGTGGAATCCCTGGTTGGAGCCTTCATTGTTGATAGTGGATTTAAAGCCGCAACTGCATTTCTAAAGTGGGTTGGCATAAAAGTTGAATTTGATGCTTTTGAAGTTACTAGAGTGTGCAGTGCAAGCAAGAGCTACATGTCACTTGGTGAGGTTGTAGACACTGATGTCCTAGAAAGTTTGTTAGGATACAAGTTTCTGCATAAGGGTTTACTTCTCCAGGCATTTGTGCATCCTTCCTACAACAAACATTCAGGTGGATGCTATCAG AGGCTGGAGTTTCTTGGAGATGCCGTCTTGGATTACTTAATAACATCATATCTGTATTCAGTGTACCCAAAACTAAAGCCTGGACAGTTAACTGACTTAAGATCAGTTACCGTTAATAATAATTCCTTCGCCAGAATAGCAGTACGTCGTTCATTCTATAAGCATCTCATCTGTGATTCTGATAGCCTCTCTGCAGCAATCAGAGAGTACGCAAATTATGTCCAGACATCTGCTTCAAAGAAGGACTGCCATCTACAGGAGCCAACATGTCCAAAG GCTCTTGGTGACCTAGTTGAATCTTGTGTTGGAGCCATGCTTCTTGACACCGGGTTTAACCTAAACTTCATCTGGAAAATTATGCTCTCCTTCTTTGACCCCATCATGAGCTTCTCGGGGCTGCAGCTTAATCCTGTTAGAGAGCTTCAGGAACTTTGCCAATCACTGAAGTGGGAAGTGCAgtttccaaatataaaaaaagGTGGCATTTACTTAGTCCAAGCTGAACTGAGAGGGAAAAGTGTTATAGGGAAAGATGTTCATTTAACTAGTTCTGCAACAAACATCAGCAAAAAGGCTGCTATGAGATCAGCGGCAAAAGTGATATTCTCAAAATTGCAA GCTCAAGgttataaacctaaaaataaaacgCTGGAAGAAATTTTGAAGTCAAGTATCAAACAAGAGGCAAAGCTTATGGGATACAATGAAACTCCCACCCAAGGTGTCGCTACAGATTCTGATCTACTTGAAAATTTTGAAAGACTGTGTGTGTCATCATCTGCAGATGACAATAACATTAGTAAGGCTATCAATAAAGGGCCTACCGCTGGTACCTCCTACCAAAACTTGCCAGCATCTCCTATCATAACAAAGAAAAGGAGGCAAACTGAGAATCATAAAGATGGCAGCTGTGACAAAGCTTTAGCCAATGACACAG CTATATTGACCTCTTCCAAAGGATCAGCGAAATCTCGTCTGTTCGAGGCATGTGCGTCCAATTATTGGAATCCTCCATCTTTTGAGTGCTGCAGCGAAGAAGGCCCGTCCCACCTGAAGAT GTTCACTTACAAGGTCACTGTAGATATAGAGGGTGCCTCAGGCACAACTTTAGAGTGCTTCAGCGAACCACGAGCAAAGAAGAAATCTGCAATGGAGCACGCTTCAGAAGGGGCATTATGGTATCTGCAGGGGGCTGGCCATTTATTGTCAAATTAA
- the LOC113317556 gene encoding endoribonuclease Dicer homolog 4-like isoform X4, whose product MADDAGEIELRSSSSSSSTELVKDPRTKARKYQLDLCKKAVEENVIVYLETGCGKTHIAALLIYELGHLIRKPQRSICVFLAPTIPLVLQQATVIEESTDFKVASYFGGGSKRLRNHDEWEKEIEEYEVLVMTPRILEQNLHHCFIKMESIALLIFDECHHAQVQSSHPYAQIMKEFYRTDEPKRPRIFGMTASPIVGKGGSNEESLPKGINSLEKLLDAKVYSVEDKSELENFVASPKVKFYYYGHVAKEISTCNSICGKNLNDIKNKYMSMVRTKTDDISSLKSNKKLIQRLHDNLMFCLIHLGLLGAQQAVDILISGDYSERSELIETEDSCSIGDSLADQYLKQAAIILGYYFKTGSMAWGLFMLMGTQETYTVSCNDIAGSVDDNDNYDTWGVLEEPFFSSKLLVLIELLSNYRRQPDMKCIIFVDRIITARSLSCILGNLKCLEFWKCHFLVGLHSGLKNMSRKIMDSVVEKFRNGELNLLVATKVAEEGLDIQTCCLVIRFDLPQTVASFIQSRGRARMAQSEYAFLVDRGNQNELNLIKSFVSDENRMNEEISRRTSVGTFDESVETTYKVDSTGASTSEGYSVSLLARYCSKLPGDEFFDPKPEFFYIDDPNGTICRIILPSNAPIHQVDGLAKPSKETAKKSACLKACEKLHQVGALTDHLLPRQDYEVEDGVAEFESSEAGECMVQLHEMLSPAALKVPWTNSGNPILLNFYFIWFVPVPEDRVYQQFGLFVKTPLPVEAASMELDLHLARGRIVQTRLVSSGVIEFDEEEIVQAENFQEMFLKIILDRPDFFSDFVPLGMSDIRQGSPPSFYLLLPLKQNKYENELFIDWDLIRNCLSSAVFRSPKVSCDSLVTPVPPCESLEFANGSVSRSDFLNSLVFTPHNKLFFFVDDILHGIDAESPFTSEHHSSYTEYYIEKFGIHLLHPKQPLLKAKQLFSLRNLLCNRVQQSKAVNAETRELEEHFVELPAELCVLKIMGFTKEMGSSMSLLPSLMLRLENLLVAIELKEIFSASFPEGSEVTAHRVLEALTTEKCAERFSLERLEILGDAFLKYAVGRHLFLLYDTLDEGLLTRKRSCIVNNSNLYNLAIRKNLQVYIRDQMFDPCQFIAFGRPCKVMCDEDTKDTIHPRQESESMEGETNTVHVRCSKGHHWLHKKTIADVVESLVGAFIVDSGFKAATAFLKWVGIKVEFDAFEVTRVCSASKSYMSLGEVVDTDVLESLLGYKFLHKGLLLQAFVHPSYNKHSGGCYQRLEFLGDAVLDYLITSYLYSVYPKLKPGQLTDLRSVTVNNNSFARIAVRRSFYKHLICDSDSLSAAIREYANYVQTSASKKDCHLQEPTCPKALGDLVESCVGAMLLDTGFNLNFIWKIMLSFFDPIMSFSGLQLNPVRELQELCQSLKWEVQFPNIKKGGIYLVQAELRGKSVIGKDVHLTSSATNISKKAAMRSAAKVIFSKLQAQGYKPKNKTLEEILKSSIKQEAKLMGYNETPTQGVATDSDLLENFERLCVSSSADDNNISKAINKGPTAGTSYQNLPASPIITKKRRQTENHKDGSCDKALANDTAILTSSKGSAKSRLFEACASNYWNPPSFECCSEEGPSHLKMFTYKVTVDIEGASGTTLECFSEPRAKKKSAMEHASEGALWYLQGAGHLLSN is encoded by the exons ATGGCTGACGACGCCGGAGAAATAGAACTCCGGAGCAGTTCAAGTTCAAGCTCTACAGAGTTAGTAAAGGACCCGAGAACGAAAGCAAGAAAATATCAATTGGACTTATGTAAGAAAGCAGTGGAAGAAAATGTGATTGTGTATTTAGAAACGGGTTGCGGGAAGACCCATATTGCTGCTCTGTTAATTTATGAGTTAGGTCACTTGATTAGGAAACCTCAGAGAAGCATCTGTGTTTTTCTCGCTCCCACTATCCCTCTCGTTCTACAG CAAGCAACCGTTATCGAGGAGTCTACAGATTTTAAAGTTGCGAGCTATTTTGGTGGTGGTTCGAAACGCTTGAGGAACCATGATGAGTGGGAAAAAGAGATCGAAGAATATGAG GTTCTTGTTATGACCCCTCGAATACTTGAACAAAATTTACACCACTGCTTCATCAAGATGGAATCTATTGCTCTTTTGATATTTGACGAGTGTCATCATGCACAAGTGCAGAGTAGTCATCCTTATGCGCAAATCATGAAG GAATTCTACAGAACTGATGAGCCGAAACGTCCCCGTATATTTGGCATGACTGCTTCTCCTATAGTAGGGAAAG GTGGGTCCAATGAAGAGAGTCTACCGAAAGGCATCAATAGTCTTGAGAAGCTACTTGATGCAAAG GTTTATTCTGTTGAAGACAAGTCTGAATTAGAAAATTTTGTGGCATCTCCCAAAgtaaaattttattattatggTCATGTTGCGAAAGAAATTTCCACATGTAACAGTATCTGTGGTAAAAACCTGAATGACATCAAGAACAAG TATATGTCAATGGTAAGAACAAAGACAGATGATATAAGTAGTCTTAAGAGCAATAAAAAGCTAATTCAGAGGCTACACGATAATCTGATGTTTTGCTTGATTCACCTTGGTCTTCTTGGAGCACAACAA GCCGTTGATATACTGATTAGTGGTGATTACTCTGAGCGGAGTGAATTGATAGAGACAGAAGATAGCTGTTCCATTGGAGACTCCTTAGCTGATCAGTATTTAAAGCAGGCTGCCATCATATTGGGTTATTACTTCAAAACTG GATCCATGGCTTGGGGATTGTTTATGCTCATGGGAACACAGGAAACGT ACACTGTCAGTTGTAATGATATTGCTGGATCTGTAGATGACAATGATAATTATGATACCTGGGGGGTACTAGAGGAGCCCTTCTTTTCAAGCAAGTTGTTGGTGCTTATCGAGCTCCTTTCAAATTATAG GCGACAACCAGATATGAAATGTATAATTTTTGTGGATAGGATCATTACTGCAAGATCCTTGTCatgcatacttgggaacttgaaaTGTTTAGAGTTCTGGAAGTGTCATTTCCTTGTTGGACTTCATTCTGGGTTGAAGAATATGTCAAGGAAAATCATGGATTCTGTTGTGGAAAAGTTTCGTAATGGAGAG CTCAATCTACTGGTGGCAACCAAAGTTGCAGAAGAAGGACTTGATATCCAAACCTGCTGTCTCGTGATACGGTTTGACCTGCCTCAAACTGTTGCTAGTTTTATTCAGTCCAGGGGCCGTGCACGCATGGCACAATCTGAATATGCCTTTTTGGTTGACAG GGGGAACCAGAATGAACTGAACTTGATAAAAAGCTTTGTTTCAGATGAAAATCGTATGAACGAGGAAATTTCGCGCAGAACATCAGTTGGGACTTTTGACGAATCTGTGGAAACAACGTATAAAGTTGATTCAACTGGTGCCTCTACTAGTGAAGGATATAGTGTTTCACTGCTCGCTCGTTACTGTTCCAAACTCCCAGGAGACGA ATTTTTTGATCCTAAGCCAGAATTCTTTTATATCGATGATCCGAATGGGACAATTTGTCGCATAATTCTTCCTTCAAATGCTCCAATTCATCAAGTTGATGGTCTAGCCAAGCCTTCAAAAGAAACTGCCAAGAAAAGTGCTTGTCTGAAAGCATGCGAGAAATTGCATCAGGTAGGTGCCTTGACTGATCATCTCTTGCCGCGTCAAGACTATGAAGTTGAAGATGGAGTGGCAGAGTTTGAAAGCAGTGAAG CGGGTGAATGTATGGTTCAACTGCATGAGATGCTTAGCCCTGCTGCTCTTAAAGTACCATGGACCAATTCCGGAAATCCTATCCTCTTGAACTTTTACTTTATATGGTTTGTTCCGGTTCCAGAGGATAGGGTGTACCAACAATTTGGTCTTTTTGTCAAAACACCTCTTCCTGTAGAAGCTGCATCCATGGAACTTGATTTACATCTGGCTCGTGGTAGAATTGTACAAACACGTCTTGTCTCATCAGGGGTGattgaatttgatgaagaagag ATTGTGCAGGCAGAAAATTTTCAGGAGATGTTTCTCAAGATCATTCTTGACCGTCCAGATTTCTTTTCTGATTTTGTTCCGTTGGGGATGAGTGATATACGACAAGGAAGCCCACCATCCTTTTACTTGTTGCTACCTTTGAAGCAGAACAAATATGAAAATGAGCTTTTCATTGATTGGGATTTAATTAGAAATTGCTTATCTTCAGCAGTCTTCAGAAGTCCAAAAGTTTCCTGTGACAGTCTTGTAACCCCTGTTCCGCCTTGTGAGTCTTTGGAATTCGCTAATGGTTCTGTGAGTAGAAGCGATTTCTTGAATAGTTTGGTGTTCACTCCGCACAACAAGCTATTTTTCTTCGTTGATGACATTCTTCACGGAATAGATGCAGAGAGTCCATTTACGAGTGAACATCATTCAAGCTACACAGAGTACTACATTGAAAA GTTTGGTATTCATCTTTTACACCCCAAACAACCTCTTCTGAAGGCAAAACAACTATTTTCCTTACGGAACCTGTTGTGCAATCGAGTACAACAAAGTAAAG CTGTCAATGCAGAGACACGTGAACTGGAGGAGCACTTCGTTGAATTGCCTGCAGAGCTGTGTGTGCTAAAAATAATGGGCTTCACTAAGGAAATGGGAAGCTCCATGTCGCTACTACCTTCGTTAATGCTACGGCTGGAAAACTTGCTCGTGGCAATTGAgttaaaagaaatattttctgctTCATTTCCTGAAGGGTCTGAGGTTACTGCTCATCGT GTACTAGAGGCACTCACTACAGAAAAGTGTGCTGAGCGGTTTTCATTGGAAAGGCTTGAAATTCTTGGTGATGCGTTTCTCAAGTATGCAGTTGGCAggcatctttttcttttgtatgacACTCTTGATGAGGGACTGCTAACACGGAAGCGTTCATGTATTGTGAATAATTCCAATTTATACAATCTAGCAATCAGAAAAAATTTACAG GTGTATATACGTGATCAAATGTTTGATCCTTGCCAGTTTATTGCTTTTGGGCGTCCTTGTAAGGTGATGTGTGATGAGGATACAAAAGACACTATTCATCCTCGTCAAGAATCGGAGTCCATGGAAGGTGAAACAAATACTGTTCATGTTCGATGCAGTAAGGGGCACCATTGGTTACATAAGAAGACTATCGCAGATGTGGTGGAATCCCTGGTTGGAGCCTTCATTGTTGATAGTGGATTTAAAGCCGCAACTGCATTTCTAAAGTGGGTTGGCATAAAAGTTGAATTTGATGCTTTTGAAGTTACTAGAGTGTGCAGTGCAAGCAAGAGCTACATGTCACTTGGTGAGGTTGTAGACACTGATGTCCTAGAAAGTTTGTTAGGATACAAGTTTCTGCATAAGGGTTTACTTCTCCAGGCATTTGTGCATCCTTCCTACAACAAACATTCAGGTGGATGCTATCAG AGGCTGGAGTTTCTTGGAGATGCCGTCTTGGATTACTTAATAACATCATATCTGTATTCAGTGTACCCAAAACTAAAGCCTGGACAGTTAACTGACTTAAGATCAGTTACCGTTAATAATAATTCCTTCGCCAGAATAGCAGTACGTCGTTCATTCTATAAGCATCTCATCTGTGATTCTGATAGCCTCTCTGCAGCAATCAGAGAGTACGCAAATTATGTCCAGACATCTGCTTCAAAGAAGGACTGCCATCTACAGGAGCCAACATGTCCAAAG GCTCTTGGTGACCTAGTTGAATCTTGTGTTGGAGCCATGCTTCTTGACACCGGGTTTAACCTAAACTTCATCTGGAAAATTATGCTCTCCTTCTTTGACCCCATCATGAGCTTCTCGGGGCTGCAGCTTAATCCTGTTAGAGAGCTTCAGGAACTTTGCCAATCACTGAAGTGGGAAGTGCAgtttccaaatataaaaaaagGTGGCATTTACTTAGTCCAAGCTGAACTGAGAGGGAAAAGTGTTATAGGGAAAGATGTTCATTTAACTAGTTCTGCAACAAACATCAGCAAAAAGGCTGCTATGAGATCAGCGGCAAAAGTGATATTCTCAAAATTGCAA GCTCAAGgttataaacctaaaaataaaacgCTGGAAGAAATTTTGAAGTCAAGTATCAAACAAGAGGCAAAGCTTATGGGATACAATGAAACTCCCACCCAAGGTGTCGCTACAGATTCTGATCTACTTGAAAATTTTGAAAGACTGTGTGTGTCATCATCTGCAGATGACAATAACATTAGTAAGGCTATCAATAAAGGGCCTACCGCTGGTACCTCCTACCAAAACTTGCCAGCATCTCCTATCATAACAAAGAAAAGGAGGCAAACTGAGAATCATAAAGATGGCAGCTGTGACAAAGCTTTAGCCAATGACACAG CTATATTGACCTCTTCCAAAGGATCAGCGAAATCTCGTCTGTTCGAGGCATGTGCGTCCAATTATTGGAATCCTCCATCTTTTGAGTGCTGCAGCGAAGAAGGCCCGTCCCACCTGAAGAT GTTCACTTACAAGGTCACTGTAGATATAGAGGGTGCCTCAGGCACAACTTTAGAGTGCTTCAGCGAACCACGAGCAAAGAAGAAATCTGCAATGGAGCACGCTTCAGAAGGGGCATTATGGTATCTGCAGGGGGCTGGCCATTTATTGTCAAATTAA